The bacterium genomic interval CACAACTGGGACTACCAGTTCGAGAGCGGCGTCAGCTCGTACAGCGTCGACGAGCGCCTGCACAAGTTCGGAGCCTGGGTAGAGGAGGGGGGCGTCTGGGTCGACGAGGACGAGATCGCGGCCTGGGAGCGCGACAACCCTCAGCCCTACGACCGGGGCGCCTACCAGGGCGTGTTTCAGGACCACTCCAAGGGCAGCCCGGCGGAGCCCCATGTCAAGTTGATCCACTCGCTCGCCGACCACGGACTCGAAAAATATGGCCACCACGGCCCGGTCGCTGCGATGGGCGTACCTCGCACCGATCTGCCGGTCTGGGACGATCTGCAGTTCGTGACCGCGCAGCTCGCGCGCGTGCCCCAACTCGACGACGTGCCGGTCGCGACCGAGTTGGTGGTCGGGCCGGAGGCCGCGAAGCCGCTCAGGCTCCGGATTCCGCTCATCGTTTCCGACATGTCGTTCGGCGCGCTCTCGTTCGAGGCCAAGGTGGCCCTGTCGAAGGGTGCGGAGCTCGCCGGCACCGGAATCTGCTCGGGCGAGGGCGGCATGCTGCCCGAGGAGCAGGGGGCCAACAGCCGCTACTTCTACGAGCTCGCCTCGGCGCGCTTCGGCTTTTCCATGGACAAGCTCGAAAAGGTGCAGGCCTTCCACTTCAAGGGCGGCCAAGGGGCCAAGACAGGCACCGGTGGCCACCTGCCGGGCGAGAAGGTCAAGGGCAAGATCGCCGAGGTTCGCGGTCTGCCCGAAGGGCAAGGCGCGATCTCGCCGGCCCGATTCCCCGATTGGGAGGACGAAGACCCGTTTCGACATTTCGCCGATGAGGTCCGCGAGGTCACCGGAGGGATTCCGATCGGCTTCAAGCTCTCGGCACAGCACATCGAGGACGACATCGATGCGGCCCTTCGAATCGGCG includes:
- a CDS encoding Rieske 2Fe-2S domain-containing protein — encoded protein: MKKIKIADWESLADRQPSHALVANVDLVVVRFDDAVSVLYGRCQHRGALMSDGFVRGTDIICGVHNWDYQFESGVSSYSVDERLHKFGAWVEEGGVWVDEDEIAAWERDNPQPYDRGAYQGVFQDHSKGSPAEPHVKLIHSLADHGLEKYGHHGPVAAMGVPRTDLPVWDDLQFVTAQLARVPQLDDVPVATELVVGPEAAKPLRLRIPLIVSDMSFGALSFEAKVALSKGAELAGTGICSGEGGMLPEEQGANSRYFYELASARFGFSMDKLEKVQAFHFKGGQGAKTGTGGHLPGEKVKGKIAEVRGLPEGQGAISPARFPDWEDEDPFRHFADEVREVTGGIPIGFKLSAQHIEDDIDAALRIGVDYIIVDGRGGGTGAAPLLFRDNISVPTLPALARARRHLDKRGKSGRVTLFITGGLRTPADFAKALALGADGIAVSNAAIQAIGCLGMRACHTNNCPVGIATQKEHLRDRLPVDQAAERLSRFFAASVELMQVLARACGHVHLNQFRNGDLTTWKCDVAHLTGVAYGGVGSVG